One Glycine soja cultivar W05 chromosome 2, ASM419377v2, whole genome shotgun sequence genomic region harbors:
- the LOC114398376 gene encoding receptor-like cytoplasmic kinase 176 has translation MGCCLSARIKAESPPRNGLSSKDGNKEEDGLSSKASTPSVPPTPRTEGEILKSSNMKSFNFSELKTATRNFRPDSVVGEGGFGCVFKGWIDEQTLAPVRPGTGMVIAVKRLNQEGLQGHSEWLTEINYLGQLRHPNLVKLIGYCLEDDHRLLVYEFLTKGSLDNHLFRRASYFQPLSWNIRMKVALDAAKGLAYLHSDEAKVIYRDFKASNILLDSNYNAKLSDFGLAKDGPAGDKSHVSTRVMGTYGYAAPEYMATGHLTKKSDVYSFGVVLLEIMSGKRALDSNRPSGEHNLIEWAKPYLSSKRRIFQVMDARIEGQYMLREAMKVATLAIQCLSVEPRFRPKMDEVVRALEELQDSDDRVGGVGSSRDQTTRRSGPRQHRGRQHETTRK, from the exons ATGGGGTGCTGCTTAAGTGCCAGGATCAAAGCTGAGAGCCCTCCACGCAATG GTTTGAGTTCAAAGGATGGTAACAAGGAAGAAGATGGCTTAAGCAGCAAGGCCTCAACTCCCTCTGTTCCTCCAACTCCGCGGACGGAGGGAGAGATCTTGAAGTCCTCAAACATGAAGAGCTTCAACTTCAGTGAGCTAAAAACTGCTACAAGAAACTTTCGTCCAGATAGTGTGGTGGGTGAAGGCGGGTTTGGTTGTGTTTTTAAGGGGTGGATTGATGAACAGACACTTGCACCAGTTAGACCAGGGACTGGCATGGTCATTGCTGTGAAGAGGCTTAACCAAGAAGGTCTTCAGGGACACAGTGAATGGTTG ACAGAAATCAATTACCTGGGGCAGCTGCGTCATCCTAATCTTGTGAAACTGATTGGTTACTGCTTAGAGGACGACCACCGGCTTTTGGTGTATGAGTTTTTGACCAAGGGAAGTTTGGATAATCATTTATTTAGga GAGCTTCTTACTTTCAACCACTTTCTTGGAACATCCGTATGAAGGTTGCTCTTGATGCTGCTAAGGGTCTTGCATATCTTCATAGCGATGAAGCAAAAGTGATATATCGAGACTTCAAAGCTTCAAATATCTTACTTGATTCG AATTACAATGCAAAACTTTCTGATTTTGGCTTGGCAAAGGATGGACCAGCTGGTGATAAGAGCCATGTCTCTACAAGGGTAATGGGCACATATGGCTATGCTGCTCCTGAATATATGGCCACAG GTCACTTGACAAAGAAGAGTGATGTATACAGCTTCGGGGTTGTTCTGCTGGAAATTATGTCTGGCAAACGAGCACTTGACAGCAACAGGCCAAGTGGGGAGCACAATTTAATTGAATGGGCCAAACCTTACCTCAGCAGCAAGCGCAGGATCTTCCAAGTCATGGATGCTCGCATAGAAGGCCAATACATGTTGCGCGAAGCAATGAAAGTAGCCACTCTTGCCATTCAATGCCTATCTGTGGAACCAAGATTTAGACCAAAGATGGATGAAGTGGTGAGAGCATTGGAGGAACTTCAGGATTCTGATGACAGAGTCGGAGGGGTGGGAAGCTCTCGTGATCAAACTACTAGAAGGAGTGGCCCTAGACAACATAGAGGTAGACAACATGAAACAACAAGGAAGTGA